The Marivirga tractuosa DSM 4126 genome contains the following window.
AATGGTGTCTAAATTAGTAGCTGCTACGCTACAAGGCATGGGAATGAATGTAGTAGACCTTGGTTTATCTACCACCCCAACAGTAGAGATAGCGGTTGTGTTGGAAAAAGCTGCAGGTGGAATTATCCTGACGGCTAGCCATAACCCAGTTCAATGGAATGCTTTAAAGCTCTTAAATGAAAAAGGAGAGTTTATTTCAGGTGATGATGGGCAAGCAATTTTGGATTTGGCTGAAAGTGCGGATTATAACTTCAGTGAAGTAAAGAAGATAGGAAAATACACTACTCAAGACCATTACATCCAAAAGCATATCGACATGGTAATTGATTTGCCTTTGGTGGATGTTGCCGCTATTCGTGAAAGAAAGTTTAAGGTCGTAGTTGATGCTGTTAATAGTACTGGCGGCATTGCAATTCCTAAGCTATTGAAATCTTTGGGTGTTGCAGAAGTCAGGGAGCTCTATTGCTATCCTGATGGGAATTTCCCACATAACCCAGAGCCGTTGCCTGAAAACATTACACATATCAGTAATGAATTAGCAAACGGAAGCTATGATTTAGGGTTTGTTTTAGATCCTGATGTGGACAGGTTAGCTATAGTAAACGAAGATGGTACTCCCTTTGGAGAGGAATATACTTTAGTGGCTGTAGCAGATTATATCTTAAGCCAGCAAAAAGGAAATACGGTGTCCAATCTTTCAAGTACCCGTGCATTGAGAGATGTGACTGAAAAAAGGGGAGGCAAATATGAGGCTTCGGCAGTTGGAGAAGTAAATGTGGTAACCAAGATGAAAGAGACCAATGCAATAATTGGTGGAGAAGGAAATGGTGGAATTATTTATCCTGAATTGCATTACGGAAGAGATGCTTTAGTGGGAATTGCATTATTTCTTACTCATTTAGCCAAGTCCGGAAAGTCTTGTTCTCAACTTAGAGCATCTTTCCCAAGTTACCATATTTCCAAAAATAAAATTGAATTAACACCTGAAATTGATGTTGATGGTATTTTGGAAGCCATTCAAGTGCGCTATAAAAACCAGCCTATTAATACAATTGATGGCGTTAAAGTAGAATTTGACAAAGAATGGGTGCATTTGAGAAAATCAAATACAGAGCCCATTATCAGAATTTACTCTGAATCCGATTCTGAATCAAAAGCAGAGCATTTAGCGCAGAAAATGATTTCGGATATTAAAGAGATTATTGCATATAAAGAAAACTAATATTATGGCAGGGATTTATTTAGATAATGCAGCAACTACCGCTTTAGACCCTGAAGTTTTTGAAGCGATGAAGCCTTATATGCTGAATCATTATGGCAACCCTTCCTCCATCCATTCTCATGGACGAGAGGTAAGGACTGCCATTGAAAAATCAAGAAGGACAATTGCTGAATTGTTGAACACTTCTCCTTCTGAAATATTTTTCACCTCTGGAGGAACTGAAGCAGATAATACGGCTTTAAGGTGCAGCATTGAACAAAAGGGAATAAAGAAAGTACTGACATCTAAAATTGAACATCATGCAGTTTTGCATACTCTTCAGCATTTAGAGAAGTGTGGACAAATTGAGCTGGATTTTGTCACTTTAGACAAAAATGGCTCAGTTGAATTAGATGCTTTGAAAGATTGGTTGAGCAAGAATCCTGATAGTTTAGTTTCCTTAATGCATGGTAATAATGAAATAGGAAATATTCTGGATATTGAAGAGGTGGGCTGGCTTTGTAAACAGTATGGTGTTGTTTTTCATTCCGATACAGTTCAAACTATGGCGCACTACAACCATGATTTACAGGAAATCAAGGC
Protein-coding sequences here:
- the glmM gene encoding phosphoglucosamine mutase, which translates into the protein MTLIKSISGIRGTIGGKTGDGLTPVDIVKFSSAYAAWLRTRSENNKVVIGRDARPTGEMVSKLVAATLQGMGMNVVDLGLSTTPTVEIAVVLEKAAGGIILTASHNPVQWNALKLLNEKGEFISGDDGQAILDLAESADYNFSEVKKIGKYTTQDHYIQKHIDMVIDLPLVDVAAIRERKFKVVVDAVNSTGGIAIPKLLKSLGVAEVRELYCYPDGNFPHNPEPLPENITHISNELANGSYDLGFVLDPDVDRLAIVNEDGTPFGEEYTLVAVADYILSQQKGNTVSNLSSTRALRDVTEKRGGKYEASAVGEVNVVTKMKETNAIIGGEGNGGIIYPELHYGRDALVGIALFLTHLAKSGKSCSQLRASFPSYHISKNKIELTPEIDVDGILEAIQVRYKNQPINTIDGVKVEFDKEWVHLRKSNTEPIIRIYSESDSESKAEHLAQKMISDIKEIIAYKEN
- a CDS encoding cysteine desulfurase family protein; its protein translation is MAGIYLDNAATTALDPEVFEAMKPYMLNHYGNPSSIHSHGREVRTAIEKSRRTIAELLNTSPSEIFFTSGGTEADNTALRCSIEQKGIKKVLTSKIEHHAVLHTLQHLEKCGQIELDFVTLDKNGSVELDALKDWLSKNPDSLVSLMHGNNEIGNILDIEEVGWLCKQYGVVFHSDTVQTMAHYNHDLQEIKAQHIVGAAHKFHGPKGVGFLYINNEHKIHPFIHGGAQERNMRGGTENVYGIVGLAKAMEIAYRDMEEHQNHIQGLKDRMIQKLKAKVEGVGFNGLCEDPDKSLYTVLNVCLPPSDMSDMLLFNLDIKGISASGGSACSSGSDVGSHVIAELGKASERPNVRFSFSKYNTAEEIDKAVDALAEIYEKKTVG